A region of Macadamia integrifolia cultivar HAES 741 unplaced genomic scaffold, SCU_Mint_v3 scaffold108, whole genome shotgun sequence DNA encodes the following proteins:
- the LOC122062591 gene encoding type IV inositol polyphosphate 5-phosphatase 7-like isoform X2: MRDGNSKKSKLSWSKTLVRKWFNIKSKAEDFHADDIVYGGGDEEPRNSFSEREAYTIKKSKTERLNRSSDRFRRGKIDLDTAEVTDVQNYRIFVATWNVGGKSPPSYLNLEDWLHTSLPADIYVIGFQEIVPLNAGNVLGAEDNGPARKWLALIRKTLNNLPGTSGSAGYHTPSPIPDPIIESDADFEGSTRQKASSFFPRRSFQTSRSMRMDYDMSTLQPRLDRRFSVCDRVIFGHRPSDYDPNYRGGSSDDENVPTDSPSTIFSPMSYGGSTSMEDRERPSGHSRYCLVASKQMVGIFLTVWVRSDLRDDVKNMKVSCVGRGLMGYLGNKGSISISMSVHQTSFCFVCSHLTSGQKEGDELRRNSDVMEILRKTRFPRVQRVGDEKSPETILDHDRIIWLGDLNYRIALSYRSAKALVEMHNWRALLENDQRRGRVFEGWNEGKIYFPPTYKYSTNSDRYAGDDMHPKEKRRTPAWCDRILWYGRGLHQLTYVRGESRFSDHRPVYSLFSTEVESISRSRFKKSMSCSSSRIEVEELLPYSHGYTELSFF; encoded by the exons CTCTCATGGTCCAAGACTCTGGTTAGGAAATGGTTCAATATCAAGAGCAAAGCTGAAGACTTTCACGCTGATGATATAGTTTACGGAG GTGgtgatgaagaaccaaggaaCAGCTTCTCAGAGAGGGAGGCATACACGATCAAGAAAAGCAAAACTG AGAGATTGAACAGGAGCTCTGATCGGTTCCGTCGGGGGAAGATTGATCTTGATACTGCTGAGGTTACAGATGTGCAGAACTACAG GATCTTTGTAGCTACATGGAATGTGGGTGGAAAATCACCACCTAGTTACTTGAATCTTGAAGATTGGCTCCACACTTCACTTCCTGCAGACATTTATGTTATTGG ATTTCAAGAAATTGTTCCGCTGAATGCTGGGAATGTTTTAGGCGCAGAAGACAATGGACCCGCAAGGAAGTGGCTGGCTCTTATCCGAAAGACTCTTAACAATCTCCCTGGCACCAGTGGCAGTGCTGGTTATCACACACCTTCACCAATCCCTGATCCAATTATAGAATCAGATGCAGATTTTGAAGGTTCGACGAGACAGAAggcctcttctttcttcccccgCCGGTCATTCCAGACAAGCCGTAGCATGAGAATGGACTATGACATGTCAACCTTGCAACCCCGGCTTGATCGACGATTCAGTGTATGTGATCGGGTTATTTTTGGTCACAGGCCGAGTGATTATGATCCCAATTACAGAGGGGGTTCATCTGATGATGAGAATGTGCCTACGGATTCCCCGAGTACCATCTTCTCACCAATGTCCTATGGAGGGTCCACATCCATGGAGGACAGAGAGAGACCGTCTGGGCACTCGAGGTACTGCCTAGTTGCAAGTAAGCAAATGGTTGGGATATTTCTCACAGTCTGGGTGAGGAGTGACCTGAGGGATGATGTAAAGAATATGAAAGTTTCATGTGTTGGCAGGGGATTGATGGGTTATCTTGGAAACAAG GGCTCAATCTCAATCAGTATGTCTGTACACCAAACTAGCTTCTGCTTCGTATGTAGTCATCTAACCTCTGGACAGAAGGAAGGTGATGAACTAAGAAGGAACTCTGATGTCATGGAGATCCTGCGGAAGACAAGGTTTCCACGTGTTCAAAGAGTAGGGGATGAAAAATCGCCAGAAACAATCCTCGATCATGA TCGAATTATATGGCTTGGGGATTTGAATTACCGAATTGCACTATCTTATCGCTCTGCAAAGGCACTTGTGGAGATGCACAACTGGAGGGCATTGTTAGAAAATGATCAG AGACGAGGTCGTGTATTCGAAGGATGGAATGAGGGGAAGATATATTTTCCCCCCACCTACAAATATTCAACCAATTCCGACAGATATGCAGGGGATGACATGCACCCTAAAGAGAAGCGACGAACACCTGCATG GTGTGATCGCATCTTGTGGTATGGAAGGGGCCTCCATCAATTAACGTATGTTCGTGGTGAGTCTAGATTCTCAGATCATAGACCAGTTTATAGCCTTTTCTCTACTGAAGTTGAGTCCATCAGCCGTAGTCGTTTTAAGAAAAGCATGAGTTGTTCTAGTTCCAGAATTGAGGTGGAAGAACTGTTACCATACTCACATGGATATACTGAACTTAGTTTCTTCTGA
- the LOC122062591 gene encoding type IV inositol polyphosphate 5-phosphatase 7-like isoform X1 translates to MRDGNSKKSKLSWSKTLVRKWFNIKSKAEDFHADDIVYGGGDEEPRNSFSEREAYTIKKSKTERLNRSSDRFRRGKIDLDTAEVTDVQNYRIFVATWNVGGKSPPSYLNLEDWLHTSLPADIYVIGFQEIVPLNAGNVLGAEDNGPARKWLALIRKTLNNLPGTSGSAGYHTPSPIPDPIIESDADFEGSTRQKASSFFPRRSFQTSRSMRMDYDMSTLQPRLDRRFSVCDRVIFGHRPSDYDPNYRGGSSDDENVPTDSPSTIFSPMSYGGSTSMEDRERPSGHSRYCLVASKQMVGIFLTVWVRSDLRDDVKNMKVSCVGRGLMGYLGNKGSISISMSVHQTSFCFVCSHLTSGQKEGDELRRNSDVMEILRKTRFPRVQRVGDEKSPETILDHDRIIWLGDLNYRIALSYRSAKALVEMHNWRALLENDQLRLEQRRGRVFEGWNEGKIYFPPTYKYSTNSDRYAGDDMHPKEKRRTPAWCDRILWYGRGLHQLTYVRGESRFSDHRPVYSLFSTEVESISRSRFKKSMSCSSSRIEVEELLPYSHGYTELSFF, encoded by the exons CTCTCATGGTCCAAGACTCTGGTTAGGAAATGGTTCAATATCAAGAGCAAAGCTGAAGACTTTCACGCTGATGATATAGTTTACGGAG GTGgtgatgaagaaccaaggaaCAGCTTCTCAGAGAGGGAGGCATACACGATCAAGAAAAGCAAAACTG AGAGATTGAACAGGAGCTCTGATCGGTTCCGTCGGGGGAAGATTGATCTTGATACTGCTGAGGTTACAGATGTGCAGAACTACAG GATCTTTGTAGCTACATGGAATGTGGGTGGAAAATCACCACCTAGTTACTTGAATCTTGAAGATTGGCTCCACACTTCACTTCCTGCAGACATTTATGTTATTGG ATTTCAAGAAATTGTTCCGCTGAATGCTGGGAATGTTTTAGGCGCAGAAGACAATGGACCCGCAAGGAAGTGGCTGGCTCTTATCCGAAAGACTCTTAACAATCTCCCTGGCACCAGTGGCAGTGCTGGTTATCACACACCTTCACCAATCCCTGATCCAATTATAGAATCAGATGCAGATTTTGAAGGTTCGACGAGACAGAAggcctcttctttcttcccccgCCGGTCATTCCAGACAAGCCGTAGCATGAGAATGGACTATGACATGTCAACCTTGCAACCCCGGCTTGATCGACGATTCAGTGTATGTGATCGGGTTATTTTTGGTCACAGGCCGAGTGATTATGATCCCAATTACAGAGGGGGTTCATCTGATGATGAGAATGTGCCTACGGATTCCCCGAGTACCATCTTCTCACCAATGTCCTATGGAGGGTCCACATCCATGGAGGACAGAGAGAGACCGTCTGGGCACTCGAGGTACTGCCTAGTTGCAAGTAAGCAAATGGTTGGGATATTTCTCACAGTCTGGGTGAGGAGTGACCTGAGGGATGATGTAAAGAATATGAAAGTTTCATGTGTTGGCAGGGGATTGATGGGTTATCTTGGAAACAAG GGCTCAATCTCAATCAGTATGTCTGTACACCAAACTAGCTTCTGCTTCGTATGTAGTCATCTAACCTCTGGACAGAAGGAAGGTGATGAACTAAGAAGGAACTCTGATGTCATGGAGATCCTGCGGAAGACAAGGTTTCCACGTGTTCAAAGAGTAGGGGATGAAAAATCGCCAGAAACAATCCTCGATCATGA TCGAATTATATGGCTTGGGGATTTGAATTACCGAATTGCACTATCTTATCGCTCTGCAAAGGCACTTGTGGAGATGCACAACTGGAGGGCATTGTTAGAAAATGATCAG CTTCGGTTAGAACAGAGACGAGGTCGTGTATTCGAAGGATGGAATGAGGGGAAGATATATTTTCCCCCCACCTACAAATATTCAACCAATTCCGACAGATATGCAGGGGATGACATGCACCCTAAAGAGAAGCGACGAACACCTGCATG GTGTGATCGCATCTTGTGGTATGGAAGGGGCCTCCATCAATTAACGTATGTTCGTGGTGAGTCTAGATTCTCAGATCATAGACCAGTTTATAGCCTTTTCTCTACTGAAGTTGAGTCCATCAGCCGTAGTCGTTTTAAGAAAAGCATGAGTTGTTCTAGTTCCAGAATTGAGGTGGAAGAACTGTTACCATACTCACATGGATATACTGAACTTAGTTTCTTCTGA